TCGACCAAGGTAAAGCCAGTAATTCACATCGATTGAGCAAAGAATGCAGAAGCAACTCTCAGTAGCTTCTTGTTTAACACAGATCCTGTGTGGTTGGGTGCAGAATTAAACAAGTATTACGTCTCATTCCTAAACTATTGGTCCTcacataaattttaactaagaacagtattattgttattattgtattGCTAACACTCCTCATACAAACTATTGGGCAAAAAGAACATTTTGGGGTTGTATGTATGACAGAAGAAGATCTGCATACAGTAACGATATTCTATTAATCACATAATCAACCCTGGCAGACAATGATACTTATCAGAAGACTACACCAATAACAGTAAACTTTAAAGCAGgctattaatttattatacacAGATATGGATAACAGCACTGTTGGAGAATATGATCTAAAGCACATTAACCAGAATAAGAAGAACAAAGAAAGGCATGTTACACCTCGTAACGAGTTCTGTTTGCTCCTACATCAAACGCCAATCtaaatgagaagagaaaaaaacgaGAGAGCACGCTCAGCATCTCTCTCTCTAAACAAGTATTGACAGGACCATCGTGACAAAGAAAAAACGTgacttattaaaatatataccacaaattaaaatcatatgcAGTCACTGGGTCCAAATAAGCTCCACTAATAAGCGAAGGACACAGCCAAGACgttcaaaataatcatttttagcATCAATGACTCTCAACAATAGTAATTAATTAGAAGTGTCCAAAAAAGCAACAACAGGTTCGTACCTAGGATCAATGGCTACCGCCAAATCAATCAGAGGTCCAATGGAAGCGCCCTGAAACAGGGCAGAAGCCATCAACAGAGACAACCTCTTTTGCTGAAAAAACACAGAACAATGAGTGAGAACAACGTCGCATAAGATTTAGGGAGCATAAATCGGGTAAAATCGCATTCAAACCTCTTCAAAGGGGGGTGTCGATAGCAACCAAACCATGGTTCCAATAGACCCCACCGTAGTGAGAAAACCACCAATGTTCCACAATACATGAAGAAAGGCTCCGACAGCAGCAGCCACCACAGCGCAACATAACGTAAAATAAACCTGAAATCAATcaaacaaccaaattgattcaGAAGACACATACAATATGAGACTAACCGTTTGCACACCCAGAATCAATTTCCAATCCGAGTTAATTAGTAATTACTCGTTTGATGTGATTCTGAACGATCGGAGAGATCTCGCGGAAATTCTTGAGAGTATCGTAACTCCAGCGGCTTCTCGAAGACGATTGGGAATTGAAGAAAGCCTCCATTGAAAACAAGGAATCTTATCGTTTGCTCAATACAAACACAATTGAATCGACACGAAAAGCTTTACCGTTATATATAGGGCGccctttctttatttatttttctttttaattctttattagGGTTCGGCTTCTACCAAAATTCTAGTTCTATCCAGAAAGAACCACACCACACCATCCATCAGGGCGCGTAGTTGCTTATCTAATCACACGCGTTACATTTAATCTATGtaataacttcttttaaaagtaatattattttgtattttcataattacataattttatagGAAAAAATCCATGCTTTGTaggtaaataaatataaaagaaaaaaacgatcctctttttgtattatatatgattaatttaatttttgaattgaatATTACTATTgatataaatatcatattaatgTATGAGTAGTATAACTTTGCCTTAGTAGAAgaacataataaattaataccTGCGTTAAGAATAAGTCACTtccattcaataaaataaagtttcgatataaatgaaatttatacaAACGAATTACCCAGGAGGTAACTCTTtataatactataaaataatttaattctataaacatttatattacaTAGAAAGTCAGTTGTCgaaaagtaatttaataattttttggtagataaagtaaaatttaattgattaaataagtTATGCCATTATTCTATAGAATATTCAACGGGTAAGGTAATGttaataaaagaagaaagactCTTCAGTTCTTCTTTTGATCAGGTTTGCATATTACTTAGTTCTTAAGTGTGGAGATTATAGCTCTtgaactttaataaaaaaaaaaaaaaaactatacaaggagtaaataataataaaacccATAAAGGTGTAAGAAAATAgatcatttgatttttttttttattattttactctaTACCTAAACCtgattgaatttgattaaattctttttataatagtaAGTGTAGatatataatatccgtataaAAGTAATCTccacttattttattaaaatacgtacattttaaattattaataaaatacttatattatTCTTACCCTTATGTTGGAgtattttttagtttcttataaTTTACTTACTCGTACATTGCCATTTAAATTGATTCATATGAAGATATCTATGTAACTCATTTTTAACCAGCAATTTGATTTATTAGTCTTCTTGTTATTATCGTTCTGTACGGTTATAACTATGAGATtgacttatataatttatagaaaaaataatacgACAAAACAATTTAGTAtaaatcactttttaaaaaactttttatagatttctcaaattttttttataaaaatagtttaaaatatattttttatagttgGAATCTTGCTCACTATGATAAATATCTTATTTCTCCTCcaatataagatttttaaaataataaattttatatttaagattttttgtAACGACTCGCCAAGATGTTATAATCTATTAGGACcttttagtatatttaaaagTCATGATTactaaagtaattaaaatatgtttaattcaccaaaaatatttttataaatatttaaattaattttatgaaaatcaaaAAAGAACTTGATATTTTGACcataaaaattctaattaattgTCATATCAAATGATGTATTGAAAAAACATCATATTGATGGttgtataatatatttctatGATTTATTGATAACCCACATCAAAGGCAagaaatagtattttttttatattttttatgaaaatattaatttttaattaaaaaatattaaaaataaattttaaatctaatccATTCTCACCAAATCGACTTCCAGACACTTCCATACAATTTCGACATGGAACTTCCAATAcgaaaaatcaaagaaagcagTGACAAAGGAAATTGGTAGCGTGTGTTGGAATTCATGATTGAGCCAGCACTCTTCCACGAGTCTTAGCCAATAACAAGTTGACAAGTCAGCTTTTAAACACGCATACAAAATATTCAATGAAGGTTGATTTTGTAGAATAGTACTAACTACTTCTGGTGACGTGTTTTTTCGTTGTTATAGTtaagaaaatatgttaaatagaAAAAAGCCTTTTACACTTAAATGCATGAAAGGGGTGTGAATAGTAAAGTCATTGCTGTAAAGGAAGTTTcaaaaacaaaccaaacaatAATCAGATCTGATCCACAAACATTATGTAAGTGGGTAAGGAAGATAGacgtaagaaaaataaataatatataaaagaaaaaatcacaaatttattattaagtgatatcaatttttttttagtttgattgggtttaagttttgttattatttttatttttactttaaagatTGATAAAGAATATTAAGTGgaatcttttttaaatatccaTAAAAGAATATGAATGATAAAGCACGATATGTCATGTAAGTAATGTGTAAATTTGTCTTAAAATATGTCTATAACAACTTATGTGAATATTGTatacatttattattgattaagttTGTTTGGAGAATGTATTTCATTAGTTCTTAATTtgacaattttaattatttaaaatttagttttattcttgttttggtTATATacatcttttataaaaaaatttaacatacttatatttaaaagataaaaattataaaattgtaaacattatttattttaatacatatatttagaaaatttattattccgactaatttaattaaataaaaacaagtgttttaaattcttgaaaaaacaattattgaataaataatttcttataccTATCAAATAAAggtaaataaaatgaattgcATTAAATTATACGGTTAAAAGTTGCactaaatttaattgaaaattatttcaaataaactGAACTATCATGTCTTTgttatactaaattgtactatgttaaattatactaaaatttgttttctaatttgaCACACAACACAACTTTAAGATAGGTCGAAATATGTCAAAGGTTAAAATGGGTTGGGTTGCATTGAAGACCCAAAAGGTCAATCTTATCCAAAAGTTAAGATAGGCCAAGTCGAGTCAAATGTAGAAATGAGTCAAACTCGATCTAAGGTTAAGATACATCAAGCATGATTAAAGGTTGAGATAGGTCAACATGGACCGAAGTTCGAGACAAACAAAGTCAACCCAAAGTTGAGATGAGTCATGTCTAACCATTTGTGAGACAAAAAATTGGTCAAATTCAATGGAGTTAACTAACTAAAAATTGGTCCAATTCCATCAAATTAACTATTACCAAAGTTTGGTTAAATAAACTGCGATCAAACTAGACTACAACTTtagaaactttttaaatatgtaaaagaatataaaacaaaatagttttAAGTTAATGAATAGTTATAACTCAACAACAACGTTAAaggtttagttttttaaaactaaattataaaaaggtacatttcagtttttaatctaaataatttaatatttttaatataatataatataattaattgatagttgaatgtaatttaattaattttgttcattCTCAGAAGAGAAATATTATGCGaggtagataaaataaatttagtttgtaTTTATTGTGTAGAAGTACCAGTAAAGTCTGCCTTTGGTGAATTAGaccaaaatgaaatgaaatgactCACATTATCATTTCTATTAAAGGGGAGAAAAAACCCTATacttttcttcatattttttttccttctaatcGATAAAACATATTCACAATTActaaaattgttgaaattttatGGATATCAATTTCTGATGTTTGAATGTTAACTTTCACTAATCAAATTTAGGATAATTTAGttgttattcttttatataagttttctagtggtatataatatatatatatatatatgaacaagtgtttttaattcaaaatcgAGAAGTAACTCCTTCGATATAAAAGGTTtacattaatgaaaataatgtttcccacacaaaaagaaaataaaacagaaaaaaaaatctgtatAATTAagctaaaattaaattattaacaagttaaaacaattataatttaaataaattgtaaataataaatgagtTCTCTCatcaatcattttattttattatttatcatttctaTAACATAACGAAGActttaaatatgtataatgcgaaagataatatattttaataactttttaataacagagtcattattttattgatttgtttaaatttatttctaaaaatatttaaaattgattaatctGAAACTGTCATccattatcaaaaagttgtcaaaaaaaattcttaataaaatttttttcttaatgtgaAATGTGGTCAAACCTTTAAAGCACCTAAACAGTGAAGAAAAGTAATCTTCACCGCCCCTTCAAAAACTCAAGTGCGTCTACTGTATATAACtcagattttattaatattatatttttcaataaattttctttttcatagacCTAACACCATATTcatgtataatttatatttaatcatatcaCAACTTTGGTTGCGACATTAATGTGATTACATTCAAGAACATAACATAAAATTACGTttattgtgacatcccaataataTTTACGTCatgcatataaattaaagaCGTCATCAAATATGATAATGGAAAGCAGTCAAGAATAATTAAGGAGTTTAAtttaggattacagtcatccacatgcgaaaaaattaaaaatgtagaaatactaaagtttctcaaaatacaggagctaaaaaaaatatctgaatAACATTAGGAGCTATGGAATTCCTAGGGGAACTAAGCAGCTGCGTCTTCATTCTCCTCCCGAGCGTTCTCCATAGAGACCTCATTCTCCTatgctcacatccaaaaatggatgatcatcgcaacagGAACACATACAACATACACAGACACAAGCAATGCAAgagtgagctaattatataacaCCATACAACTCAATTTAAGCGTGTAACATACAAGAGACAACTTCACATCAAACAGTTTAAGAAACACAACCTAAGCATGTTaatttctagacttgactcgtccggactttaaaatgatagtcgggctatggcgagtcctgcacccgtggtgacttatgaaacttgggttccccaccctgccacacttacgaggttagtctgttccgggccttgaggcatactgggagcccccaagactaaggacctcctgctacttctcaccacatggttcaacctctctaagtgagtttgattgaccattgaagcgtcgactcccaaggctgagcccctactttcattttaaaacactaaggatctcaccgagagatcttaAACCTTTGGAACTTGATATGCAACTTGGATCAGACTTCNNNNNNNNNNNNNNNNNNNNNNNNNNNNNNNNNNNNNNNNNNNNNNNNNNNNNNNNNNNNNNNNNNNNNNNNNNNNNNNNNNNNNNNNNNNNNNNNNNNNNNNNNNNNNNNNNNNNNNNNNNNNNNNNNNNNNNNNNNNNNNNNNNNNNNNNNNNNNNNNNNNNNNNNNNNNNNNNNNNNNNNNNNNNNNNNNNNNNNNNNNNNNNNNNNNNNNNNNNNNNNNNNNNNNNNNNNNNNNNNNNNNNNNNNNNNNNNNNNNNNNNNNNNNNNNNNNNNNNNNNNNNNNNNNNNNNNNNNNNNNNNNNNNNNNNNNNNNNNNNNNNNNNNNNNNNNNNNNNNNNNNNNNNNNNNNNNNNNNNNNNNNNNNNNNNNNNNNNNNNNNNNNNNNNNNNNNNNNNNNNNNNNNNNNNNNNNNNNNNNNNNNNNNNNNNNNNNNNNNNNNNNNNNNNNNNNNNNNNNNNNNNNNNNNNNNNNNNNNNNNNNNNNNNNNNNNNNNNNNNNNNNNNNNNNNNNNNNNNNNNNNNNNNNNNNNNNNNNNNNNNNNNNNNNNNNNNNNNNNNNNNNNNNNNNNNNNNNNNNNNNNNNNNNNNNNNNNNNNNNNNNNNNNNNNNNNNNNNNNNNNNNNNNNNNNNNNNNNNNNNNNNNNNNNNNNNNNNNNNNNNNNNNNNNNNNNNNNNNNNNNNNNNNNNNNNNNNNNNNNNNNNNNNNNNNNNNNNNNNNNNNNNNNNNNNNNNNNNNNNNNNNNNNNNNNNNNNNNNNNNNNNNNNNNNNNNNNNNNNNNNNNNNNNNNNNNNNNNNNNNNNNNNNNNNNNNNNNNNNNNNNNNAACAGAATTTCTACAGCAACATACGTaaccttataaatatttatatttatattatattaaactaatatatatatatatatatatatatatatatatatatataatctatacaTTAATAATACAACATATTATGATACATATTATCTCTAAATAACTTAGAATGTTCCCTTAATTATGAAACTGCttgttaaatttttcattactacAAAATACTTGTTCCCCACCTCACATCactacccaattggtcaccggagagggttcagatgtctgaacgcatcagactcaccttcggcgctagcacatatgactagtcacaactgattggaccaggccagggctgctctatgatcagggatgtgccaactcaggtttttaagtcccctctatcctaccaacaaaggaAGACTCTCAaacagttttaattaatttatttatgttacctAAACTAGTCTGTTGTGCTCTAAAACTCAAAtgacaattctttttttttttaatattttatttcctctCACAGTAATCTAAAACAGTACCTGTGTATCCAATTGCTACCCAACAAAGCTAATTAAATCTCACTTAAGATCTTTTCCAAAAGATCACCAATCACAGTCAATAACCCCGTTCAGAAACAATTCATAATCATCAAAATAGGACACATTAAATCAATcccaaataaatcatttaagcaGTATAATACACACCAAAACCAATTACTTAAAACAGTAACATTTCAGTCTCAATAGTACACCAAATTCATAATgcaacatgcatatattttataaaataatttcaagcaaaataattagctccccttacctggactCAAATGAACAGTGAGCTCACCCAACACTTCTATAGTGCTCCAAACAGCTAGAGCACAACAggacctacaaatcaccaaattggtgatggAACAAaactcttagagctagaatatATTGGGAATGGAAGGCATAACACGAAAAACACATGCAACTAGCAAAATTGCATGCCCTAGGTCAAGAATAGTGAAGAGAAAAGGGAGAAATCTACTTACCAGATGAAACGGAGAAATCGATAGGTAGAAGTGGAGCTCTCTACGCTAGGAACGATTTGGCAACACCAAAACAAGATTTGAACAATGGGATTTActggaaatctagagagaaggcagaacACTTGAGTTAGGGCAAGAGAAtaattctagagagagaaggaaatTCTGTGAAAAGAAATCAGAAAAAGAATAAGGGGTTCCCTTCTTTCCTAAGGCTATGCTACCCTTGGCCTCATGGGCCAGGCTGCCTCACTTAGGCCCAACAACCTTATATTTTTAAGGCCCTTACATTTATCACCAACACCAAGATAAAGAAATGAACATAATGTTTAGTGATAGTTTATAAAGATTGTGAGTATTGTTTAATGTTTGTTTATAATGAAtgaaataacaatatttatataaattgatgTACGATGGTTAATATTCAGTCTaagatttattatgttttttttaatatatataaaaactgaGTATAATATTTACTGTTAGTTCATGATGAGTTTGGTGAAAAGTATTCCTTCTAGTTTGTTTATAAGACAACTTTTACgttttgttcacttgagtggatttgagggagagtaattgagtggatttgagaggatttgaaggtaattttttttgttgtttatttgagtgaatttggaggtaaacgagtatgaatttggaagtaaatttttttaatctaccatataaattaaatcttacactaattctcacaaactttatttccaAATCCAGTTTCTTtaacctccaaattcactcaaataaacaacaaaaaaaattaccttcaaatccactcaattactctccctcaaatccactcaagtgaacaagaccgtGTTTGTTAAGAGCTTTTAGGCTCCTTTATATAAGTGAAATGTTTAGTGCTTACCCAAtaccttttatttaaataatctttATGTATcatattaaagttaataaaaatgtatgatttttaatactttatgaagtgtgtttgtgttgtgttgtctaatgttctttctatttttaggCATGGTTAGTGGTGATATTAGAtgttctttttctattttgaaaatgttaaattaatttaaagatttttatatGTGATGtttatctgaaaaaaaaaaatcaaaatgtgAAGTTGATCTCGAGACATTTAAGAATTCAAAATGTGAAGATGAACTAGAAACATTTAAGAATTCAAAatgggaaaatgatattttataccaATTTCTtcacaccattttgacactgcatacgtatcaaaatgtgattggacgatttcaaattaaaaaaaaaaaaacttctaaatATGCCTTTGTCtcaatttgtttaatttgaaattgtctaaccacgttttgacacgtgtacagtgtcaaaatagtgtcaaaaattggtgttaaaatatcattttccttcaaaatGTGAAGTTGAGCTAAAAACGTTTaagaattcaaaagaaaaaaaaaacatttaaaaagtaTCATAtgtccaaataaaaataataacataagaaataatatgaattaaaactTATTATAGCAAAATTGCATATAAtcttgttaattaaattttacacaaCCCAAGTTTACGTAGTAATTACAACATAATATCCAGTTTATAGatagataatgaaaataatttgttttttactgGTTATATTAATCatgatagaaaataaatgaattaatagTAATCATCCAAGTGTATGGATAGCTAGTCAcctaaattaaatgaaattatatttaagtttatacaAAACTGCATACTCCTGAAAGtctatgtaattaattaattaaattcattaattatggTGGGACATAAAAGATTATATGTTCATGTTACTGCTACAAAAGAGTAACACAAGCCAGGTGTAGCAGCCAAAGTGAACGGTGGTGACCGCCGAGTCGTTCTACACCACCGGTCTCTCTAACTCCACGTGGCAGTCTCTGAATTCATCAATCGTTGCCACgggtttttctctctctccctcccTTCCGCCATTCTCGCTCCCCCTCGAAACCCACCCCAAAAAGTTCTTCTCTTTCACCACTCCGACACCAACCAACCGTTCCCATCCCAACAGCAACATCAACCATGTCTCGCCACTGCGACCTTTGTGCCACCCCACCTGGGATTCTGCTATTACGAGCCAAAGAATGGAACTATCACACGCACCGCTACATGGTGCTGTTCATCACCTTCCTTGCCTACGCCTGCTATCACGCCTCCAGAAAACCCACCGGGATAGTGAAGAGCGTGTTGTGCCCGGAGCACGAGGATCCAAAGGACGGTTGGATCCCCTTCAACGGCTACGATGGACCATCAAAGTTGGGAGAGATCGACGTGGCATTTCTCGCGTGTTACTCCATTGGGATGTACGTGGCGGGCCACTTGGGAGATACCCTGGACCTTCGATTGTTCCTAGCTTCTGGAATGATCGGTAGCGGCATATTCGTCGGGCTTTTCGGAATGGGGTACTTCTGGAACGTCCATCGTTTTTGGTTCTATCTCTCCATGCAAATGATCGCAGGCATGTTTCAAGCCACGGGTTGGCCTTCGGTTGTAGCCGTCATCGGTAACTGGTTcgggaagaggaagagagggcTTATCATGGGAATTTGGAACGCGCATACTTCGGTTGGTAACATCTGTGGCTCTCTTATTGCTGCCAGTGTTTTGGATTATGGATGGGGTTGGTCTTTTGTTGCGCCTGGTGCTTTGATCGTGTTTGGTGGGGtcattgtttttctatttttggcTCCTTACCCAGAGGATGTGggcttctcttcttcttcttcttcttcttcttcttcttcttcttcttatgtTGATGTTGGTGATGATAAAGAAGCTCTGG
This genomic stretch from Vigna radiata var. radiata cultivar VC1973A chromosome 7, Vradiata_ver6, whole genome shotgun sequence harbors:
- the LOC106767776 gene encoding putative glycerol-3-phosphate transporter 4 isoform X1; the encoded protein is MSRHCDLCATPPGILLLRAKEWNYHTHRYMVLFITFLAYACYHASRKPTGIVKSVLCPEHEDPKDGWIPFNGYDGPSKLGEIDVAFLACYSIGMYVAGHLGDTLDLRLFLASGMIGSGIFVGLFGMGYFWNVHRFWFYLSMQMIAGMFQATGWPSVVAVIGNWFGKRKRGLIMGIWNAHTSVGNICGSLIAASVLDYGWGWSFVAPGALIVFGGVIVFLFLAPYPEDVGFSSSSSSSSSSSSSYVDVGDDKEALVHNGALRQASVNKKGIGLVEACMIPGVIPFALCLFFAKLVAYTFLYWLPFYLTHTEIGGKYISVKSAGNLSALFDVGGIVGGILAGYISDKLNARAITAASFMYAAIPSMLLYKHYGSVSMNANIGLMMVTGLLVNGPYALITTAVSADLGTHSSLRGDSRALATVTAIIDGTGSVGAAVGPLLTGFLSTRGWTEVFMMLVVGAFIAGLLLSRLIIAEIAERSSGAQNPEATASQSLLE
- the LOC106767776 gene encoding putative glycerol-3-phosphate transporter 4 isoform X2, coding for MSRHCDLCATPPGILLLRAKEWNYHTHRYMVLFITFLAYACYHASRKPTGIVKSVLCPEHEDPKDGWIPFNGYDGPSKLGEIDVAFLACYSIGMYVAGHLGDTLDLRLFLASGMIGSGIFVGLFGMGYFWNVHRFWFYLSMQMIAGMFQATGWPSVVAVIGNWFGKRKRGLIMGIWNAHTSVGNICGSLIAASVLDYGWGWSFVAPGALIVFGGVIVFLFLAPYPEDVGFSSSSSSSSSSSSSYVDVGDDKEALVHNGALRQASVNKKGIGLVEACMIPGVIPFALCLFFAKLVAYTFLYWLPFYLTHTEIGGKYISVKSAGNLSALFDVGGIVGGILAGYISDKLNARAITAASFISLRGDSRALATVTAIIDGTGSVGAAVGPLLTGFLSTRGWTEVFMMLVVGAFIAGLLLSRLIIAEIAERSSGAQNPEATASQSLLE